The region GACGAAACCAACGACTACCCGATAAGTTGCGCCGTAGTTGGTCGGTATACTCTGCTTCTCGTGAAAAGTTAAGTTCTGCTCGGAGGGCATTAGCAAACTCTTCCGCAAGCGCTTTTAAGTCATAATACTGTCCAACTTTAGTTAAGGAAACCAAATCTGCCAGGCTACGAATTAAGCCAATGTCTTGTTCAATGGTGATTTCAATTCCAGGTCGTTGAACTTTTAATGCCACTTCTCGCCCATCTTTTAGAGTAGCACGGTGGGTTTGAGCGATCGAGCCAGCAGCAACAGGTTGGGGATTGATAGTTGCAAATACGTCTTCTATTGGGCGACGGATTTGCTGGCGAATTACGACTTCTACTTCTTCCCAGGGAACTGGGGGCACTTCTGCCTGCAAAGCAGTGAGTTCGTTGATGTATTCTGGGGGCAATAAGTCCGGTCGGGTACTGAGTACTTGCCCTAGTTTGACGTAGACGGGTCCTAAATCCACCAGGATGTTGCGTAGAACGGCAGGGGGTGGCAGTTGGGGTTCTTCGGCGCGAGTTCCAGTTAATAGTCGGCGCATGTAGCCCCATCCATTACGAAGCACGACTTCAGCAATCTCGCGCTGGCGGGAACTAGCTTGGGCAAGGCGTGAAAACATGGGAGAAACAGGATAAAAGGAGCGAAGAAGTGAAGTTTGCAGATTTACCTTTGCGGCAATCCCCTAAACACTAGCAATATTTCAGCAACCTTGGATGGAGAAGACGATCGCCCCCCAGTTAATACAGCGCCGTCATCAAACGCTTGCGATAAGTGGTAACCAGAGGATGATCACCTAACAGGTTAAAGACTTCCACCATAGCTTTACGAGCACCATCGTTGCGGTATGTGCGATCGCGCATCACAATATCTAGCAAACTTTCCAATGCCGATTGATAGTCCTGATTCAGCACCTGCTGCGCTGCTTGCTGAAAGTTGGTATCCAAATCACTTGCTACAGTTGTCTCTGCCGCTATTTGTTTGAAAAATAGAATGGCTCGCAGGGTGTTGACATGAGCCATGTACTCTTTTTCATGGGGCTGAATTTGGTTTAAGAGTTGTTTTGCTCTTTCTGGCTGGTTAGTTTCAATGAAGAAATTGGCAGCTTCTAGCCATAATTCACGACGATCTGGATAACGTTCTAACAACTGTTCTAAGGAAGCCTGAGCAGACTCCACATTGCCGATCGCAGCTTTGTCATAAAGTTCCTCCAGGGCTGATTCCAGTTCTGATTTCAAATTAAGTTGAGCCATTAACTGACGCAGTTGGGGTTCTGGCAATACACCCACAAACCCTTCGTTGACCACACCATCCATCACAATCCGAACATCTGGTACACCCTGAACACCGTAGGTTTGGGCCAGTTCAGGGTTCTCATCGATATCCACCTTGGCTAAAACCACGTCATACTCTTGCACAAGCGCTTCCAGCATTGGTTTCAGCATCTTGCAAGGACCACACCAAGTAGCAAAAAAATCGACCAGAACAGGTTTTTGATGAGATTTTTCCAGAACCTCAACAGCGAAATTGGTTTGGTCAACCGTAATTGAAGAACCCATGTTTATCAATCGTCAGATGACGTTTAAAGCAACAAAAGTTAAAGAGCAAGAGTCAAGGAATTGAACCGCTTTCATGTCCTCCCCCGGAGTTTCTCTGAGGGAAAACTCCCGGTTGGACGTTGTTTAGAAAAACAGTCTAATTCCTGACTCTAAAGTATAAAAAAGCCTTGGAGAAAACTAACAAAGGCTTACTTTGCTTTTGTTTTTGCCTTCTTTGCAGTTGCTTTTGCCGTGGTCTTCGTCGTAGAAGTTTTGGCAGCCGTTCGGCTGGAAGACGATTTTGCTGACTTAGAGGACTTCGTTGCACCGTTTGAACTGTTGACAACGCCTTCAGTTTGTAAGTGTGCTTCCAGGAACCAAAGTCTCATATCAATACTCCTGGAGATTTCGGTGTAAAGGTCAGCCGTATCTGCATCACCCAGATCATCGGTTTTTTCAATGCCATCTCGCAGCAATTTGGCATAGATAGCGTAGCGATCAGCAAGGGCAACGATGTGGTCTTTCCCATCAGTAATATCGTAGGGATACTCTGGCAGTTGGGAAACCTCTGCTGCAATTCGGGCGGTACCCATTGCAGTGCCAGCCAACGTTGTAACACGCTCAGCTAATAGATCGATGTATTCTTCCAGTTCCCCTGCTAACTCATCAAAGAGTTCATGGAGTTGATAAAAGTCCATGCCTTTAACGTTCCAATGTGCTTGTTTAACCTGCGTTTTGAGATCAAGCGTGTAGGCAAGTGATTCGTTTAGCAGATCAATAATTTGGGCGCGCACATCGGCGGGAAGATCAATCCGGGTCGGGTACATCATACTCATGTGGCTGGCTCCTCTAAGTAAACAGGTGGGAAACGGTCTATACGAGCACCAGTGTATGAAGAAGTTCTCAAAATGGATTGATTAAATCGTTGCCTTTATTTTGCGCGATTTCCTGCATGTCGCAAAGGGAAATCTCAAGATTACTGGATTCTGGTTGTTTGATGAGTTGCTTTGTAGGCTGAGATCGCCTGCCGAAACCCCAATACCACCAAAATATTCGATAGCGTTAGAAAGGACTCAGCACTACCGTGCAGCCAATCCACATTCGCCAGTTGTTCACCATAGACAACCCTCGCATAAATGCCAGCAGGAATAGTCACGGCGACGAACACCAGTGTCATATAGAAGCCAATGAGTGCTAATCGAGGAGCCTGCTTAGAACGAGTCAGGAACCAGAGAAACCCCAGATAGGGAAAGAGGGAAAGAGCAAAAAGAGTATCTTTAGACATTTGCTGTTTGCTTCCAAATCCACCAGCCAGCCATCATCAAAGTGACATTGCCGACGACGGTCATTGCCGCTTGCAATGTCACAAGCCAATCGAGAGAGGCAGGATTATCAAAAAAATGCCAGGTGCAGGCACACATTGCACTGACCAGTGCAGGCAGCATCGCGAAGGAAAGCGCCCACCAATAGCGCTGGTTTGTAATTTCGCCGTAAATCCAGATCAACCAGATAGCAGCAATCCATTCAATGACGCTGGAAACGTGAATAATCCAGTTGGGAATTGAAAGCGCATTCATGAATTGAAGAATTTTAGATTACTGATTTTAGATTGTGGACGAATCTGCCTCAGCTATCAACTACAGCGTATTCAGATCAATTTAGCTCAATCAGCCAAGGCCTTATGAATTCAGGTATAGGGTACAGGGAATGGGGCGTAGGGGATGCAAATTCAATTTACAATCGCTAAAAGTTTCGCAATCTGCAATCTGTAATCTCATCATGGTTTCGACTCAGGCGGTTTTATGCGGCTATTACGGTATGGGAAACGGGGGGGATGAAGCCTTGCTGGCATCGTTACTGCAAATGTTGCCCAGGCATGTGTCGCCGTTGGTACTTTCTGGCAATCCAGCGCAAACCCGCGATCGCTACCAGGTTCCAGCTATCAACCGCAAAGATCCGCTTGCTGTCCTGCAAGCCATACGCCAATCGGAAGTATTTATCTGGGGCGGCGGCAGTTTGATTCAAGATGCTACGAGTGCCCTGAGTCCGTTTTACTACCTGGGACTGATGCAGTTGGCACAACGGCTGGGCTTAACGACGATCGCCTGGGCACAGGGAATTGGTCCTTTACAGCGATCGCAAACACGCTGGCTGTCCCGCCAAACCTTTGCTCGTTGCACCACTATCAGCGTACGAGATAGTGGCTCGGCTGCCCTGCTGGCAGACTGGGGCATTCCCTTCACGTTGTCGCCTGACCCAGTGTGGGCAATGACATCTCAACCAGTTGAACACTTGTGGGATCTCCCTGCACCTAGAGTGGCAATTAATCTCCGCAGCCACCCGAAGCTCACAGCCGCACACATCACTCGATTAACCCAGGCTCTGGTTGCCTTTCAGAAAGCAACTGATACCTGCATTCTGTTAGTACCGTTCCAAAAATCGCAAGATCTGGCGATCGCAGAAGTAATTCAGCCCCAACTACCTGGAGTTAGCAAAATTTTGATACTGGAAGACCCCATGCAATTAAAAGGGGTGTTTCGCGGCGTGGAGATGGCGATTGCCATGCGTCTTCATGGATTGATCATGGCAGCCGCCGAAGAGTGCCGTTGCTTTGCCCTCAGCTACGATC is a window of Leptolyngbyaceae cyanobacterium JSC-12 DNA encoding:
- a CDS encoding thioredoxin domain-containing protein (IMG reference gene:2510095498~PFAM: Thioredoxin~TIGRFAM: thioredoxin), yielding MGSSITVDQTNFAVEVLEKSHQKPVLVDFFATWCGPCKMLKPMLEALVQEYDVVLAKVDIDENPELAQTYGVQGVPDVRIVMDGVVNEGFVGVLPEPQLRQLMAQLNLKSELESALEELYDKAAIGNVESAQASLEQLLERYPDRRELWLEAANFFIETNQPERAKQLLNQIQPHEKEYMAHVNTLRAILFFKQIAAETTVASDLDTNFQQAAQQVLNQDYQSALESLLDIVMRDRTYRNDGARKAMVEVFNLLGDHPLVTTYRKRLMTALY
- a CDS encoding DNA-binding ferritin-like protein (oxidative damage protectant) (IMG reference gene:2510095499~PFAM: Ferritin-like domain); its protein translation is MSMMYPTRIDLPADVRAQIIDLLNESLAYTLDLKTQVKQAHWNVKGMDFYQLHELFDELAGELEEYIDLLAERVTTLAGTAMGTARIAAEVSQLPEYPYDITDGKDHIVALADRYAIYAKLLRDGIEKTDDLGDADTADLYTEISRSIDMRLWFLEAHLQTEGVVNSSNGATKSSKSAKSSSSRTAAKTSTTKTTAKATAKKAKTKAK
- a CDS encoding Protein of unknown function (DUF3593) (IMG reference gene:2510095500~PFAM: Protein of unknown function (DUF3593)), coding for MSKDTLFALSLFPYLGFLWFLTRSKQAPRLALIGFYMTLVFVAVTIPAGIYARVVYGEQLANVDWLHGSAESFLTLSNILVVLGFRQAISAYKATHQTTRIQ
- a CDS encoding Protein of unknown function (DUF2499) (IMG reference gene:2510095501~PFAM: Protein of unknown function (DUF2499)); translated protein: MNALSIPNWIIHVSSVIEWIAAIWLIWIYGEITNQRYWWALSFAMLPALVSAMCACTWHFFDNPASLDWLVTLQAAMTVVGNVTLMMAGWWIWKQTANV
- a CDS encoding polysaccharide pyruvyl transferase CsaB (IMG reference gene:2510095502~PFAM: Polysaccharide pyruvyl transferase~TIGRFAM: polysaccharide pyruvyl transferase CsaB); this translates as MVSTQAVLCGYYGMGNGGDEALLASLLQMLPRHVSPLVLSGNPAQTRDRYQVPAINRKDPLAVLQAIRQSEVFIWGGGSLIQDATSALSPFYYLGLMQLAQRLGLTTIAWAQGIGPLQRSQTRWLSRQTFARCTTISVRDSGSAALLADWGIPFTLSPDPVWAMTSQPVEHLWDLPAPRVAINLRSHPKLTAAHITRLTQALVAFQKATDTCILLVPFQKSQDLAIAEVIQPQLPGVSKILILEDPMQLKGVFRGVEMAIAMRLHGLIMAAAEECRCFALSYDPKVSRLMSDLSMPGWELDQIPDNPNTICQVWLDHYANGDPLSPDQIRFLVDRALIHQEVLHKTLS